Proteins co-encoded in one bacterium genomic window:
- a CDS encoding dipeptidase codes for MATAASYPPIFDGHNDTILSLTRTGRSFFERSSEGHIDLPRAVEGRLGGGFYAMYVPPAQSADPPQVPPGPDLGPAQNQLLTIFGRLLEIAQASNERVKVVRTAAEIQGCLDHGTHAMLLHLEGAEPLDPDGHALEVYHAAGLRSVGLTHARRNAFATGVPTRTFPSAPDIGPGLTDAGRALVRRLNARKVMIDLSHINERGFWDVAAITDAPLVATHSNAHARCQNPRNLTDRQLDAVRDSRGVVGLNFAIGFLREDGARNPDTPIAVMAEHIGYMVERMGIDCVALGSDFDGTTVPAELKDAAGLPKLVAAIRARGHTDGDLKKLLHGNWIRVLRETWGE; via the coding sequence ATGGCGACAGCCGCTTCGTACCCGCCGATTTTCGACGGCCACAACGACACGATCCTCAGCCTGACGCGGACCGGTCGTTCGTTCTTCGAACGGTCGAGCGAAGGGCACATCGATCTGCCGCGGGCGGTCGAGGGACGTCTCGGAGGCGGATTCTACGCGATGTACGTGCCGCCGGCGCAGAGCGCGGATCCGCCGCAGGTCCCCCCCGGTCCGGATCTCGGGCCCGCGCAGAACCAGCTGCTGACGATCTTCGGACGTCTGCTCGAGATCGCGCAGGCCTCGAACGAACGGGTGAAGGTGGTGCGCACCGCCGCGGAGATCCAGGGGTGCTTGGACCACGGCACGCACGCGATGCTGCTGCACCTCGAGGGCGCCGAGCCGCTCGATCCCGACGGCCACGCGCTGGAAGTCTACCACGCCGCGGGACTGCGGTCCGTCGGCCTGACGCACGCCCGGCGCAACGCGTTCGCCACGGGCGTGCCGACGCGCACCTTTCCGAGCGCCCCGGACATCGGTCCCGGGCTGACTGATGCCGGCAGGGCGCTCGTCCGGCGGCTCAACGCACGGAAGGTGATGATCGACCTCTCGCACATCAACGAGCGGGGCTTCTGGGATGTCGCGGCGATCACGGACGCGCCGCTCGTGGCGACGCACTCCAACGCGCACGCGCGCTGCCAAAACCCGCGCAACCTGACCGACCGGCAGCTCGACGCGGTGCGCGACAGTCGCGGTGTAGTGGGCCTCAATTTCGCGATCGGGTTCCTGCGCGAGGACGGCGCGCGCAATCCCGACACGCCGATCGCCGTGATGGCCGAGCACATCGGCTACATGGTTGAGCGGATGGGAATCGACTGCGTTGCGTTGGGCTCGGACTTCGACGGCACGACCGTGCCGGCGGAGTTGAAGGACGCGGCCGGGCTGCCGAAGCTCGTCGCGGCGATCCGGGCGCGCGGCCATACGGACGGAGATTTGAAGAAGCTCCTGCACGGCAACTGGATCCGCGTGCTGCGCGAGACTTGGGGGGAGTAG
- a CDS encoding AIR synthase family protein, whose translation MTGDAGRRVPVGKVPPQLLDEAVYRNLGVRRADVLVHSAFGEDCAVVDFGEGLAAVTTDPITGAGEDLGWYALLIGTNDLAAAGAEPVAVVLTILLAPDRAAEDLARIMRDAGTAAGSLGVEIAGGHSEVVGGLARTIVVVTAFGRVPRGRLIRSGGGRQGDAVLLTKAAGIEGTAILADVRGAELAGAIGETGLARARAFRERLSVLPEARAAATAGARAMHDVTEGGVLGAVYEMAAASGLGVLLDADRVPVLPETRAICDAVGADPLALIGSGALLVVTPDPGQTARAIQGAGVAATVIATLEAGARRVRRAGREAALEPPARDELWRVLGR comes from the coding sequence ATGACGGGGGATGCCGGACGCCGCGTCCCCGTCGGAAAGGTTCCGCCGCAACTCCTCGACGAGGCAGTGTACCGAAACCTCGGCGTCCGGCGCGCCGACGTGCTCGTGCACTCCGCGTTCGGCGAGGACTGCGCCGTCGTCGATTTCGGCGAGGGCCTCGCCGCGGTGACCACCGACCCGATCACCGGCGCGGGCGAGGACCTCGGGTGGTACGCGCTCCTCATCGGTACCAACGATCTCGCGGCGGCCGGTGCGGAGCCGGTCGCCGTCGTGCTGACGATTCTGCTCGCGCCGGACCGGGCCGCGGAGGACCTCGCGCGCATCATGCGGGACGCCGGGACGGCGGCGGGCTCGCTCGGCGTGGAAATCGCGGGCGGCCACAGCGAGGTAGTCGGCGGGCTCGCGCGCACGATCGTGGTCGTCACCGCGTTTGGGCGCGTGCCGCGCGGCCGCCTGATTCGAAGCGGCGGCGGGCGGCAGGGCGACGCCGTGCTGCTGACCAAGGCTGCCGGCATCGAGGGGACGGCGATCCTGGCCGACGTCCGCGGCGCGGAGTTGGCCGGTGCCATCGGCGAGACCGGCCTCGCACGGGCCCGCGCATTTCGCGAACGTCTCAGCGTGCTCCCGGAAGCGCGCGCCGCGGCGACCGCCGGAGCGCGCGCGATGCACGACGTGACGGAGGGCGGGGTGCTCGGGGCGGTCTACGAGATGGCCGCGGCGTCGGGGCTCGGGGTCCTGCTCGACGCCGACCGGGTGCCGGTGCTTCCGGAGACCCGGGCGATCTGCGACGCCGTCGGCGCGGACCCGCTCGCGCTCATCGGCAGCGGCGCGCTCCTCGTCGTCACCCCCGACCCGGGACAGACCGCGCGCGCAATCCAAGGCGCAGGCGTCGCGGCGACGGTGATCGCGACGCTTGAGGCGGGGGCACGGCGGGTGCGCCGCGCCGGGCGGGAGGCCGCCCTCGAACCGCCCGCCCGCGACGAGTTGTGGCGGGTCCTCGGACGATGA
- a CDS encoding Lrp/AsnC ligand binding domain-containing protein, producing MPETAFVLINLNRSTPAEVARLVRALPGVAQAHAVMGDYDVLAVIHADVTREISTLVDEHIRTIEGVAKIVTCVAVRT from the coding sequence ATGCCTGAGACCGCGTTCGTTCTCATCAACCTCAACCGCAGCACCCCGGCGGAAGTGGCGCGCCTCGTCCGCGCGCTGCCGGGCGTGGCGCAGGCGCACGCCGTGATGGGCGACTACGACGTGCTGGCCGTCATTCACGCGGACGTCACACGGGAGATTTCGACGCTCGTGGACGAGCACATTCGGACCATCGAGGGTGTGGCAAAGATCGTGACCTGCGTCGCGGTACGGACGTAG
- a CDS encoding Gfo/Idh/MocA family oxidoreductase, whose amino-acid sequence MAEPIRIGVVGLGQWGQHHVRIYHQMPGTALAGVVDTASREAGNFARRYSTTGFGDYRQLFGRVDAVSLVVPTALHYEIARDFLEHGIHVLVEKPITTSVDQAAELVDLAQRRGLVLLVGHVERFKPAVQRLRDLVRDPLFIQVRRVRPWNPRRIMDVGVVLDLMIHDLDIVLHLMRAPVAKVSAVGAAIHGEDEDLAVAHLTLRSGCMANFVASRVSPVKVAELEITLPDGFVHLNYLGQQLTVRRDGEERRLTVPAGEPLRAELTHFVQCVRGEASPLVSGEDGLRALEVALEILQKMTVITPRVAV is encoded by the coding sequence GTGGCCGAGCCCATCCGCATCGGAGTCGTGGGGCTGGGACAGTGGGGGCAGCACCACGTCCGCATCTATCACCAGATGCCGGGGACGGCGCTGGCCGGCGTCGTCGATACGGCGTCGCGGGAAGCCGGCAACTTCGCGCGGCGCTACAGCACGACGGGGTTCGGCGACTACCGGCAGCTCTTCGGCCGCGTCGACGCGGTCAGCCTCGTGGTCCCGACCGCGCTGCACTACGAGATCGCGCGCGACTTCCTCGAGCACGGCATTCATGTGCTGGTCGAGAAGCCGATCACGACGAGCGTAGACCAGGCGGCCGAGCTCGTGGACCTGGCGCAGCGGCGCGGATTGGTGCTGCTGGTCGGCCACGTGGAGCGGTTCAAACCGGCCGTGCAGCGCCTGCGCGACCTGGTGCGCGACCCGCTGTTCATTCAGGTCCGCCGCGTGCGGCCCTGGAACCCGCGCCGCATAATGGACGTCGGGGTCGTGCTCGACCTCATGATCCACGACCTCGACATCGTCCTGCACCTGATGCGGGCGCCGGTCGCCAAGGTGAGCGCGGTCGGCGCGGCCATTCACGGCGAGGACGAGGATCTCGCGGTGGCGCACCTGACGCTGCGCAGCGGATGCATGGCGAACTTCGTCGCGAGCCGCGTTTCGCCGGTCAAGGTGGCGGAGCTCGAGATCACGTTGCCGGACGGCTTCGTCCACCTCAACTATCTCGGGCAGCAGCTGACGGTCCGGCGGGACGGCGAGGAACGGCGGCTCACGGTACCGGCGGGCGAGCCGCTGCGCGCCGAGCTGACGCATTTCGTCCAGTGCGTGCGCGGCGAAGCCTCACCGCTCGTGTCGGGCGAAGACGGGCTGCGGGCCCTCGAGGTGGCCCTCGAGATCCTGCAGAAGATGACGGTGATCACGCCGCGCGTGGCGGTGTAG
- a CDS encoding DegT/DnrJ/EryC1/StrS family aminotransferase, whose protein sequence is MPTTSRHLIPIAQPLISDEDKRRVLEVLDSGHFVAGPRVADFERAFAAYLAVPHAVAASSGTTALMAALKAAGIGPGDRVITTTFSYGATAGTILSCGAEPVFADIDPDTYNLDPESAAEALHRTPGAGAILLVHLYGLPCAVDRFEALAASHGLTLIEDAAQAHGAMFRGRPAGALGRAAAFSFYPSKNMTTGEGGMVTTTDPAVADRARLFVRGGERQQYLYEAEGYNYRMTEMAAAIGIGQLARLDGWNARRRHNAARLSRGLAGLEWLTCPVEPEGCTHVFHQYTVRATRNRDGLRRHLEEEGIGTRVYYPSPIHTTPYYRGRFGDSRCPEAARAAEQVLSLPVHPGVSDADIDRIVDAVRGFDPGGP, encoded by the coding sequence ATGCCGACGACCTCGCGCCACCTCATCCCGATCGCCCAACCTCTGATCTCCGACGAGGATAAGCGCCGCGTCCTCGAAGTCCTCGATTCCGGCCATTTTGTGGCCGGTCCGCGTGTGGCCGACTTCGAGCGCGCCTTCGCGGCCTATCTCGCGGTTCCGCACGCCGTCGCGGCCAGTTCCGGGACGACGGCGCTCATGGCGGCGCTCAAGGCCGCCGGTATCGGGCCCGGAGACCGAGTCATTACGACCACGTTCTCCTACGGAGCGACCGCGGGGACGATCTTGTCGTGCGGCGCTGAGCCGGTTTTCGCGGACATTGATCCGGACACATATAACCTCGACCCGGAGTCCGCGGCGGAAGCGCTGCACCGGACCCCCGGGGCGGGGGCCATTCTCCTCGTGCATCTGTACGGGCTGCCGTGCGCCGTCGACCGGTTCGAGGCGCTCGCGGCATCGCACGGGCTCACCCTGATAGAAGATGCCGCCCAGGCGCACGGGGCGATGTTCCGAGGCCGCCCCGCCGGGGCCCTCGGCCGCGCGGCGGCCTTCAGTTTCTATCCATCGAAGAACATGACCACCGGCGAGGGCGGGATGGTGACGACCACGGACCCGGCGGTCGCCGACCGCGCGCGGCTCTTCGTTCGCGGCGGTGAGCGCCAGCAGTACCTCTATGAAGCCGAGGGTTACAACTATCGGATGACCGAGATGGCGGCGGCGATTGGGATCGGGCAGCTCGCGCGGCTCGACGGCTGGAACGCCCGGCGGCGTCATAACGCGGCGCGGCTCTCTCGAGGCCTCGCGGGCCTCGAGTGGCTCACGTGCCCGGTCGAACCCGAGGGGTGCACGCACGTCTTCCATCAATACACCGTGCGCGCGACGCGCAACCGCGACGGCCTCCGCCGGCACCTCGAGGAAGAGGGGATCGGGACCCGCGTCTACTACCCGTCGCCCATTCACACGACCCCCTACTATCGAGGCCGGTTCGGAGACAGCCGCTGCCCCGAGGCGGCGCGCGCGGCCGAGCAGGTCCTCAGCCTGCCGGTGCATCCCGGGGTCTCCGACGCGGACATCGACCGGATCGTCGACGCCGTGCGCGGGTTCGACCCGGGGGGACCTTGA
- a CDS encoding SRPBCC family protein: MPQVRASILIRAPLDAVYASAQRVEDFPKFMPDLERVTVLERSGDVPALSEWVGIVEGRRIRWVEEDTWDDTAHRCRFRQREGDFDIYEGTWEFAADGDGTRTTITVDFEFGIPLIGRLLSGLLRVKMQENIDGMLAALQRQIEGRK, translated from the coding sequence ATGCCGCAAGTACGCGCGTCGATCCTGATCCGCGCGCCGCTCGACGCCGTCTACGCGAGCGCGCAGCGCGTGGAAGATTTCCCGAAGTTCATGCCGGACCTCGAACGGGTGACCGTCCTCGAACGGAGTGGGGACGTGCCGGCGCTGTCGGAATGGGTCGGCATCGTCGAAGGCCGCCGCATCCGCTGGGTGGAGGAAGACACGTGGGACGACACCGCCCACCGCTGCCGGTTCCGGCAGCGGGAAGGGGACTTCGACATCTATGAGGGCACCTGGGAATTTGCGGCCGACGGGGACGGCACGCGGACGACCATCACGGTGGATTTCGAGTTCGGGATTCCGCTGATCGGCCGGCTGCTGAGCGGCCTGCTGCGCGTGAAAATGCAGGAGAACATCGACGGCATGTTGGCGGCGCTACAGCGGCAGATCGAGGGCAGGAAATGA
- a CDS encoding SDR family oxidoreductase translates to MPEAAGTVVVTGGSRGIGAAAAKLAGARGYAVAVNYVRDEAAARGVVREIERADGHAVAIQGDVANEEDAVRLFDEAVRALGPLTALVNNAGVSGRPGRLEDLTGAALSRVLAVNVAGTILCAREAVRRMSRRRGGSGGAIVNVSSAAARLGGPNEWVHYAASKGAVDTFTVGLAREVAEDGIRVNAVRPGLVATDIHVAAGDPDRPARLAPTIPLKRAGTAGEVAEAILWLLSPAASYTTGAILDVSGGR, encoded by the coding sequence ATGCCTGAGGCCGCGGGCACGGTCGTGGTGACGGGCGGCAGCCGCGGCATCGGCGCAGCGGCGGCGAAGCTTGCGGGCGCGCGCGGCTACGCCGTCGCGGTCAACTACGTCCGGGACGAGGCGGCCGCGCGCGGCGTGGTGCGCGAGATCGAGCGGGCGGACGGGCACGCCGTCGCGATTCAGGGCGACGTCGCGAACGAAGAGGACGCCGTGCGGCTGTTCGATGAGGCGGTGCGGGCCCTCGGCCCGCTGACCGCGCTCGTCAACAACGCCGGCGTGTCGGGGCGTCCCGGACGCCTGGAGGATCTCACCGGGGCCGCCTTGTCGCGGGTGCTCGCCGTGAACGTGGCCGGCACGATTCTCTGCGCGCGGGAGGCGGTGCGGCGGATGTCGCGGCGCCGCGGCGGCTCAGGCGGCGCGATCGTAAACGTCTCATCGGCCGCGGCGCGGCTCGGGGGCCCGAACGAGTGGGTGCACTACGCGGCGTCGAAAGGCGCGGTGGACACGTTCACGGTGGGCCTGGCCAGGGAGGTGGCCGAGGACGGGATCCGCGTAAACGCGGTGCGGCCCGGCCTCGTCGCCACGGACATTCACGTCGCCGCCGGGGACCCGGACCGGCCCGCGCGCCTCGCGCCGACGATTCCCCTGAAACGGGCGGGAACCGCCGGCGAAGTTGCGGAAGCGATTCTCTGGCTGCTGTCGCCGGCCGCGTCCTACACGACCGGCGCCATTCTCGACGTCAGCGGCGGGCGATAG
- a CDS encoding TGS domain-containing protein encodes MPANLTPQYLEAERRFRQATTPDEQLEALEAMMATIPKHKGTEHMRADIRRRMAKVRTEAQRAKKSTGKGPTWHHVPREGAGQVVLVGAPNAGKSQVLAALTNANPVVAPYPFSTRAPLPGMVPYEDINIQLVDLPPIAPETAEPWLFALIRQADGALLVADLADDDLLASMDAVLALTTEGRVEFARERGREGATAALLVATKLDAPDAAVRLELLREAYGARLEILPVSAEAGTGLETLRQELFRMLGVIRVYTKAPGRRADKSVPYVFRRGITVEEVAAVVHKDFAERLKYARVWGSRTYEGQMVQREHVLDDGDVLELHA; translated from the coding sequence ATGCCCGCCAATCTGACACCGCAGTATCTTGAAGCCGAACGCCGCTTCCGGCAGGCCACGACGCCTGACGAGCAACTCGAGGCGCTGGAAGCGATGATGGCCACGATCCCCAAGCACAAGGGGACCGAGCACATGCGTGCGGATATCCGCCGCCGCATGGCCAAGGTCCGGACCGAGGCTCAGCGGGCCAAAAAATCCACGGGCAAGGGGCCGACGTGGCATCACGTGCCGCGGGAGGGTGCCGGCCAAGTCGTGCTCGTCGGCGCGCCGAACGCGGGAAAGTCGCAGGTGCTCGCCGCGCTGACGAACGCGAATCCGGTCGTCGCGCCGTATCCCTTCTCCACGCGCGCGCCGCTGCCGGGGATGGTGCCCTACGAGGACATCAACATTCAGCTGGTCGATCTGCCGCCGATCGCGCCGGAGACGGCGGAGCCGTGGCTGTTCGCGCTGATCCGGCAGGCCGACGGCGCGCTGCTCGTCGCGGATCTCGCCGACGATGATCTGCTCGCCTCGATGGATGCCGTGCTGGCGCTCACGACGGAGGGCCGGGTCGAGTTTGCCAGAGAGCGCGGCCGGGAAGGGGCCACGGCGGCGCTCCTGGTCGCGACAAAGCTCGACGCGCCGGATGCCGCCGTCCGTCTTGAACTGCTCCGCGAGGCGTACGGCGCCCGACTGGAGATCCTGCCCGTGTCGGCCGAGGCCGGCACGGGCCTCGAAACATTGAGGCAGGAGCTGTTTCGGATGCTCGGCGTGATCCGCGTGTATACGAAGGCGCCCGGCCGGCGCGCCGACAAGTCGGTGCCCTATGTCTTTCGCCGGGGCATCACGGTCGAAGAAGTCGCCGCGGTGGTGCACAAAGACTTCGCCGAGCGGCTCAAATACGCTCGGGTCTGGGGCAGCCGCACGTACGAGGGCCAGATGGTGCAGCGCGAGCACGTCCTCGACGACGGCGACGTGCTCGAACTCCATGCCTGA
- a CDS encoding GNAT family N-acetyltransferase, protein MTSPRAYFLKSARLGFGHWAPGDLPLVLALWGDPDVTRLIGGPLSAEAAEARLEAEIAMMRDRGVQYWPIFLLGNDAHAGCAGLRPYRLDGRIYEIGFHLLPAYWGRGLATEAARAVIGYAFETIEARALFAGHHPANAASRRVLEKLGFRWTHEELYPPTGLRHPSYLLSPSCGD, encoded by the coding sequence GTGACGTCGCCGCGCGCCTATTTTCTAAAGAGCGCCCGGCTGGGGTTTGGCCATTGGGCGCCCGGCGATCTGCCGCTCGTCCTGGCGTTGTGGGGCGATCCCGACGTGACGCGGCTCATCGGCGGGCCGCTGTCGGCCGAGGCGGCGGAGGCGCGGCTTGAGGCCGAGATCGCGATGATGCGCGACCGCGGCGTCCAATACTGGCCGATCTTTCTGCTCGGAAACGACGCCCACGCCGGATGCGCCGGACTGCGGCCGTACCGTCTGGACGGACGGATCTACGAGATCGGTTTTCATCTCCTGCCCGCCTACTGGGGCCGCGGCCTCGCCACGGAAGCGGCCCGGGCGGTGATCGGCTACGCCTTTGAGACGATCGAGGCGCGAGCACTCTTCGCCGGCCATCACCCGGCCAATGCCGCATCCCGCCGCGTGCTCGAGAAGCTCGGCTTTCGATGGACCCACGAAGAACTGTACCCGCCGACGGGCCTCCGGCATCCGTCATACTTGCTGTCTCCCTCGTGCGGGGACTAG